TCATCAGCGTGTAGCGGGCCAGCCAGCGCTGACCGCGGCCGGGCAGCTGCTGCCAGTCCTTCTTGCGGTACACCTGGAGGAAGCCCTGGTTCCAGCGGGTGCGCTGCTTGAGCAGGCTCATCAGCGAGCCGGGCGTCTCCTCGCGGGTCACCATGTCGGAGTCGTACGCGACGACCACCTTCTTGCCGACGGACGACAGTCGCACGCCCAGGTCGCAGTCCTCGGCGAGGCAGTTCTGGTCCCAGCCGCCGGCCTCGCGCAGCACCTCGGTGCGCACGAAGACGGTGTTGCCGCCGAGCGGGATGAAGCCCTTCTCGGCGTGCAGGTGCAGCCGGGAGCGGAACCAGAAGAAGTACTCCAGGCAGTTGCGCAGGCTGTACCAGCTGGAGTGGAAGTTGATGAGCTGGACCCCGCCCTGGACCACGTCGGCGCCGGTGGAGCGGAAGGCGTGGTCGACGTGGGAGAGGAGCTCGGGGTGGACCTGGTCCTCGGCGTCGAAGACCCCGACGATGTCGCCCCGGCAGTGCGGGAGGGCGGTGTTGAGCGCCTTGGGCTTGTTCTTGGTCTCGTGGTGGTCGACGACGACCCGCACCCGGTCGGGCGCGCGGTCAGCGGCGCGTTCGGCGACGGCGGCCGTCTCGGGGTCGTCGTGCCCGACGATCACGATGATCTCGTA
This genomic window from Streptomyces sp. NBC_01351 contains:
- a CDS encoding glycosyltransferase — translated: MFTAVFISVISLALFGIAAFTLWWQMHAWRTPEVLASTRFDRPDGGGRLAFSLLLPARHEQAVLEHTIERLLESSHADYEIIVIVGHDDPETAAVAERAADRAPDRVRVVVDHHETKNKPKALNTALPHCRGDIVGVFDAEDQVHPELLSHVDHAFRSTGADVVQGGVQLINFHSSWYSLRNCLEYFFWFRSRLHLHAEKGFIPLGGNTVFVRTEVLREAGGWDQNCLAEDCDLGVRLSSVGKKVVVAYDSDMVTREETPGSLMSLLKQRTRWNQGFLQVYRKKDWQQLPGRGQRWLARYTLMTPFMQAASGVIIPVNFAVAVFLDVPVGIAFITFLPMLAAMVTFVFEIVGLHDFGRQYGLRVRFVHYVKLVVGGPFYQVMLAGAAIRAVWREQRGRNEWELTSHTGAHLTSPTPTALPTSAATATATAATAVPVTAIREDVSQ